A window of Polaribacter litorisediminis contains these coding sequences:
- the pafA gene encoding alkaline phosphatase PafA — translation MSNLIISNKIINVLALYIISLNFSYGQTEGSKKPKLVIGIVVDQMRAEQLYRYETKYSEDGFKRILRDGFNYKNTQYNYTPTVTAAGHSSIYTGTTPAIHGVIGNSWYNRYNEKHTSCVKDTTVVLIGSKNQNNIGASPKQLLTTTISDQLRMSTNFRSKVISVSLKDRGAVLPGGHLANAAYWYDIETSPGYFVSSSYYMNELPKWVSKFNKLEKSSKYLDTVWNTLYPIESYTESYGDNNKYEVVLGDNNPTFPYDFNKLREKYRKRNIEYLMLGFSPAGNTLLTEFAMDAVKNEKLGSDEETDMLTISYSVTDKAGHIFGPNSVEIEDIYLRLDLEISKLLKFLDKEIGKGEYTLFLTSDHGAVPIASYLNDIKVPTGVARIARYKDQLSKYLSTKYGEGSWIQNFEDDQLYLNRTAILEKGLQLESMQQNAVNFLVNLKGISGALASHHLQTSQYNSGLKKLVQNGYHQKRSGDVLLTFDAGLVQDDDSEIEVSSVKGTIHGSGYSYDTHVPLLWFGNGITHGESVRKVSPIDISSTLTMILNLQLPSGNSGYPLKELFK, via the coding sequence ATGAGTAATCTTATAATATCCAATAAAATAATCAATGTTTTAGCATTGTATATAATTAGCTTAAATTTTTCCTATGGGCAAACTGAAGGCTCAAAAAAACCAAAATTAGTTATTGGTATCGTTGTAGATCAAATGAGGGCTGAACAACTATACAGATATGAAACAAAATACAGCGAAGATGGTTTTAAAAGAATTTTACGAGATGGATTCAATTATAAAAATACGCAATATAATTATACTCCAACGGTTACTGCAGCAGGCCATTCATCAATTTATACAGGTACCACACCAGCCATACATGGTGTAATAGGTAATAGTTGGTACAATCGGTATAATGAGAAACATACTAGTTGTGTGAAAGATACTACCGTAGTTTTAATTGGCAGCAAGAATCAAAATAATATAGGAGCTTCACCCAAGCAACTATTGACGACTACAATTTCTGACCAACTACGAATGAGTACTAATTTCAGATCAAAAGTAATTAGTGTCTCATTAAAAGACAGAGGGGCTGTATTACCTGGAGGTCATCTTGCTAATGCAGCATATTGGTATGATATTGAAACAAGTCCTGGGTATTTTGTTTCCAGCTCTTATTATATGAATGAGTTACCTAAATGGGTAAGTAAGTTTAATAAATTAGAGAAATCGAGTAAGTATTTAGATACCGTTTGGAATACACTTTACCCGATAGAGAGTTATACTGAAAGTTATGGAGATAACAACAAATATGAGGTTGTCCTTGGAGATAACAACCCGACCTTTCCTTATGACTTCAACAAACTTAGAGAAAAATACAGAAAAAGAAATATAGAATATTTGATGTTAGGGTTTTCGCCAGCTGGAAACACATTACTCACTGAATTTGCTATGGATGCAGTTAAAAATGAAAAATTGGGTAGCGATGAAGAAACAGATATGCTTACAATTAGCTATTCTGTCACGGATAAAGCAGGGCATATTTTTGGCCCAAATTCAGTTGAAATAGAAGACATTTATTTAAGATTAGATCTTGAAATAAGTAAACTTCTAAAATTCTTAGATAAAGAAATTGGTAAAGGAGAATATACGTTATTTCTTACGTCTGATCATGGTGCAGTTCCTATCGCCTCTTATTTAAATGATATAAAGGTTCCTACTGGAGTCGCTAGAATAGCAAGATATAAAGACCAATTGAGTAAATATTTAAGCACTAAATATGGAGAAGGTTCATGGATTCAAAATTTTGAAGATGACCAGTTGTATTTGAACAGAACTGCTATCCTTGAAAAAGGATTACAATTAGAAAGTATGCAGCAAAATGCTGTAAATTTTTTAGTAAATCTTAAGGGAATCAGTGGGGCTTTAGCTTCCCATCACTTACAAACCAGTCAATATAATTCTGGTTTAAAGAAGCTCGTTCAAAATGGATATCACCAAAAAAGATCTGGAGACGTTCTTCTTACTTTTGATGCTGGTTTAGTTCAAGATGATGATTCTGAAATTGAGGTGTCTTCAGTAAAAGGGACCATTCATGGTTCAGGCTATAGTTATGACACTCATGTTCCTTTACTTTGGTTTGGAAATGGAATAACACATGGAGAATCGGTAAGAAAAGTTTCGCCTATAGACATTTCATCAACACTAACAATGATTCTGAATCTTCAATTGCCAAGTGGAAATAGTGGGTATCCATTGAAAGAACTATTTAAATAA
- a CDS encoding serine hydrolase domain-containing protein, translating to MEVSYERGLFNGNILVAQSNTIIYQNEFGYSDASRSKKLSRNSIFNIGSIAKEFNAVAIMILKERGLLHLEDKLSTFDLQLPNWSHKVTIKHLLQYSSGLPKVKWNSVKNDKDIYTDIKNIDNLIFEPGSDYLYSNNNVFLQRRIVEKISGMSFNDFIQENILIPSKMSDAIIDATSKNTQLVTSFNNDLVNDSSGDIEFSGWVFPSISDMFNWVNSLHSGKIISKESRMLLFDSFSKNSESALGKGVFKSNELMIYQHQGSSFNYESLIHYNLKEDVMVILMTNNKNLKLRNIAEAIENITKGNSFKIPQKSVYLSIRQKCYNNVDDGIEYYKQLKKNYPDTYNFSEEGELNRLGYKLIEKNQIKEAIKIFKLLVSEFPNSANPYDSLGEAYYLNGNNSMALQNYNKVLELNPNNTNAKKMIKKIKMKN from the coding sequence ATGGAGGTGTCCTATGAACGTGGATTGTTCAATGGGAACATCCTTGTGGCACAGAGCAATACTATTATATATCAAAATGAATTTGGATATTCCGATGCCTCTAGATCAAAAAAACTTAGTAGAAACTCAATATTTAACATTGGTTCTATTGCAAAAGAATTCAACGCAGTTGCTATTATGATCTTGAAAGAACGAGGATTACTTCATCTTGAAGATAAGCTATCAACGTTTGATTTACAGCTACCAAATTGGTCCCACAAAGTAACGATAAAACATCTATTACAATATTCTAGTGGGTTACCAAAAGTAAAATGGAATAGTGTGAAAAATGATAAAGATATATATACTGATATAAAGAATATCGACAATTTAATATTTGAGCCAGGGTCTGATTATCTCTATAGTAACAATAATGTTTTTCTACAAAGAAGAATTGTGGAGAAGATATCTGGGATGTCTTTCAATGATTTTATCCAAGAAAACATTCTAATTCCTAGTAAAATGTCAGATGCTATTATAGATGCAACTTCCAAAAATACTCAGCTAGTAACTTCATTTAATAATGATTTAGTGAATGATAGCTCTGGTGATATTGAATTTTCAGGTTGGGTGTTTCCTAGCATATCTGACATGTTCAATTGGGTTAATAGTTTACATTCAGGTAAGATAATCTCAAAGGAGTCTCGAATGCTATTATTCGATTCCTTTTCAAAAAACAGCGAGTCTGCTTTAGGGAAAGGTGTTTTTAAGAGTAATGAGTTAATGATATACCAACATCAAGGTTCTTCCTTTAATTACGAGTCTTTAATACATTATAACCTAAAAGAAGATGTAATGGTCATATTAATGACTAATAATAAAAACTTAAAACTTAGGAATATTGCTGAGGCCATAGAAAACATTACAAAAGGAAACTCTTTTAAAATTCCTCAAAAATCAGTTTATCTCTCAATAAGACAAAAATGTTATAATAATGTAGATGATGGTATCGAATATTATAAACAATTAAAGAAAAATTATCCTGATACTTATAATTTTTCTGAAGAGGGAGAATTAAATAGATTAGGATATAAACTAATTGAGAAAAACCAAATTAAGGAAGCAATTAAAATCTTCAAATTGTTAGTTTCGGAGTTTCCTAACTCGGCCAACCCTTATGATAGCCTTGGCGAGGCTTACTATCTTAATGGGAATAATAGTATGGCATTACAAAATTATAATAAGGTTTTAGAATTAAACCCAAATAATACCAACGCAAAAAAAATGATTAAAAAAATTAAAATGAAAAATTAA
- a CDS encoding YdeI/OmpD-associated family protein has protein sequence MLKKELETYCPKNRLEWRGWLEKNHHSTHAIWLVYYKTATKTPSLSWSEAVDEALCFGWIDSTKKTIDDKRYMQYFSKRKPKSVWSKINKEKVDLLIQNKQMTKTGFESIAIAKQNGYWSIMDDVENLIIPNDLQKALAAHQNSFKNFLSLSKSKQKELLGWIVLAKLPETKQKRIRKIIEYVNQGI, from the coding sequence ATGCTTAAAAAGGAATTAGAAACATACTGCCCTAAAAACCGATTGGAATGGCGTGGCTGGTTAGAAAAAAATCATCACTCAACACATGCTATTTGGCTTGTATATTATAAAACAGCAACAAAAACACCTTCTCTTAGTTGGAGTGAAGCGGTTGATGAAGCATTATGTTTTGGGTGGATAGATAGCACTAAAAAGACTATAGATGACAAAAGATATATGCAATATTTCAGCAAAAGAAAACCTAAAAGTGTTTGGTCTAAGATAAATAAAGAAAAGGTTGACTTACTCATTCAAAATAAACAAATGACAAAAACAGGTTTTGAAAGTATCGCTATTGCTAAACAAAATGGGTATTGGTCAATTATGGATGATGTAGAAAACTTAATCATTCCAAATGATTTGCAAAAAGCGTTAGCCGCTCATCAAAATTCATTCAAAAATTTTCTGAGTTTGAGTAAATCGAAACAAAAAGAACTGTTAGGCTGGATTGTTTTAGCGAAGCTCCCTGAAACCAAACAGAAAAGAATACGTAAAATTATAGAATATGTCAATCAAGGAATTTAA
- a CDS encoding alpha/beta fold hydrolase, which produces MFFKSKEGKEKILTLYNQKLDELNIEYSEKLIETTFGVTNIIITGDTKNPPLLLIHGTGGCAPLILESLPNLSSKYCVYAIDVLAQPNKSAENRLDMKSLDYGKWVTELIAILRLTEVTLVGFSFGGFISLKTLEFKETHIKKAYLIAPVYIVNGNPFKGLFKMFIPLKKFIKTNNDNYLKKVINVLFTEADDFAIQFMGTTFQNCNMDFSPLPVISKQSANNIKTPITIVAAEKDILFPGKKMIKRAKRIFSSLSEIVLLEDSKHVPSNRNFKKIEDLIIGKN; this is translated from the coding sequence ATGTTTTTCAAATCAAAAGAAGGAAAAGAAAAAATCTTAACGCTTTACAATCAGAAGCTAGATGAACTGAATATTGAATATTCAGAAAAATTGATAGAAACTACTTTCGGAGTTACAAATATCATTATTACAGGCGATACAAAAAATCCGCCTTTACTACTTATTCATGGTACAGGAGGTTGTGCTCCTTTAATTTTAGAATCACTCCCAAATTTATCTTCAAAATATTGTGTCTATGCAATTGATGTATTGGCACAACCGAATAAAAGTGCAGAGAATCGATTAGATATGAAGTCGCTAGATTATGGAAAATGGGTTACAGAACTTATAGCAATCTTAAGGCTTACAGAAGTTACTTTAGTTGGATTTTCTTTTGGAGGTTTTATTTCTTTAAAGACTTTAGAATTTAAAGAAACTCATATTAAAAAAGCATATTTAATTGCACCAGTGTACATCGTAAATGGAAACCCTTTTAAAGGACTGTTTAAAATGTTTATTCCTTTAAAGAAATTCATAAAAACAAATAATGACAACTATCTAAAAAAAGTAATAAACGTTCTTTTTACTGAGGCTGATGATTTTGCCATCCAATTTATGGGAACTACTTTTCAAAACTGTAATATGGATTTTTCTCCTTTACCAGTTATTTCCAAACAATCTGCCAACAATATAAAAACGCCGATAACTATTGTAGCTGCTGAAAAAGACATCCTATTTCCCGGAAAAAAAATGATAAAAAGAGCCAAACGAATATTCTCATCACTTAGTGAAATTGTTTTACTAGAAGATTCAAAACATGTACCTAGCAATAGGAACTTTAAAAAAATAGAAGATTTAATAATAGGTAAAAACTAA
- a CDS encoding alpha/beta fold hydrolase, producing the protein MEAELESLKFPNPNIISINGIELEVFEAGKENMGNPIVLCHGFPEHAFSWRYQIPALAKAGFHVIVPNQRGYGNSSCPKEVTAYDITHLTDDLVALLDFYNYRDAVFVGHDWGANVVWNLALLHPERVNKIINLALPYQERGEKPWIQFMEEFFGDDFYFVHFNKKPGVADAVLENHTENFLRNLFRKNVPLAPPEPGMLMMNLAKADKPLGEPMLNEDDLSVFVKAFKNSGFNGAINWYRNLDRNWHILADIDPIIKQPTLMIYGNLDMIPKFERLKDFVPNLDVISLACGHHIQQELPQETNQSILKWLGQFNA; encoded by the coding sequence ATGGAAGCAGAATTAGAATCTTTAAAATTCCCTAATCCAAATATAATTTCTATAAACGGAATTGAGTTAGAAGTATTTGAAGCAGGTAAAGAAAATATGGGCAATCCCATTGTACTTTGTCATGGTTTTCCAGAACACGCTTTTTCATGGCGTTATCAAATCCCAGCGCTTGCTAAAGCTGGTTTTCACGTCATTGTTCCAAATCAAAGAGGATATGGTAATTCATCATGCCCTAAAGAAGTAACGGCATATGACATAACCCATTTAACAGATGATTTGGTGGCTTTACTAGATTTTTACAATTACAGAGATGCTGTTTTTGTTGGGCATGATTGGGGCGCAAATGTAGTTTGGAACCTTGCACTCTTGCATCCAGAGCGTGTCAATAAAATTATAAATCTTGCATTGCCTTATCAAGAACGTGGTGAAAAACCATGGATTCAGTTTATGGAAGAGTTTTTCGGAGACGATTTCTATTTTGTTCATTTTAATAAAAAACCAGGTGTGGCAGACGCTGTATTAGAGAATCATACAGAAAATTTTCTACGTAATTTATTTCGTAAGAATGTACCTCTTGCTCCACCAGAGCCTGGAATGTTAATGATGAATCTTGCAAAAGCGGATAAACCACTTGGTGAGCCTATGTTGAACGAGGATGATTTGTCTGTATTCGTAAAAGCCTTTAAAAATTCTGGATTTAATGGAGCTATCAATTGGTATAGAAACCTTGACCGAAACTGGCACATATTAGCGGATATTGATCCAATTATCAAACAGCCAACACTTATGATCTATGGCAACCTAGATATGATTCCAAAATTTGAAAGACTAAAGGATTTTGTTCCGAATTTGGATGTGATTAGTTTAGCGTGTGGTCATCACATTCAACAAGAGTTACCACAAGAAACAAACCAATCGATTTTAAAATGGTTGGGACAATTTAATGCTTAA
- a CDS encoding DUF6326 family protein, with amino-acid sequence MDKKVLFSTLWVFVTVNYIFCDVFTLFYAPDLNQFLTGKVGDIELTQGFLLTFAIIMEFSMVMIVLSRVLRYFLNRWFNIVGGIAFTLIQAGTLVDGDFTMHYLFFSIVEISTTLYIVRAAWTWRNPEKIKI; translated from the coding sequence ATGGACAAAAAAGTATTATTCTCCACTTTATGGGTATTTGTAACAGTCAATTATATTTTTTGTGATGTGTTTACACTTTTTTATGCTCCTGATCTCAATCAGTTTTTAACAGGTAAGGTTGGAGACATAGAACTTACTCAAGGTTTCTTGCTAACTTTTGCCATCATAATGGAATTTTCGATGGTAATGATTGTCTTGTCAAGAGTTTTGAGATATTTTTTAAATCGTTGGTTTAACATTGTTGGAGGAATTGCTTTCACATTAATTCAAGCTGGAACACTAGTAGACGGTGACTTTACTATGCACTACCTCTTTTTCAGTATTGTAGAAATCTCAACTACCTTATATATTGTAAGGGCTGCATGGACTTGGAGAAACCCGGAAAAAATTAAAATATAA
- a CDS encoding AAA family ATPase: MSKKIHIVFGRQGAGKSTYSKKLTKDIKGVHFSIDQWMWKLYGKDMPKSMNLKWIMERVDRCEQQIWETAKNISDCGVEVVLDLGFTKFEKRELFTSLAKELDISTQIHYIKAPHDLRKNRVLKRNNEKGETYSFEVTPGMFDFMEGEFQIPREKELKKAIIIDTGETENNENK, translated from the coding sequence ATGAGTAAAAAAATTCATATAGTTTTTGGACGACAAGGTGCGGGTAAATCAACCTATTCAAAGAAACTAACCAAAGATATAAAAGGAGTTCATTTTTCAATTGATCAATGGATGTGGAAATTGTATGGGAAAGACATGCCCAAATCAATGAATCTAAAATGGATCATGGAAAGAGTTGATAGATGTGAACAACAAATTTGGGAAACTGCGAAAAACATTTCTGATTGTGGTGTTGAAGTTGTCCTTGACCTTGGTTTTACTAAATTCGAAAAAAGAGAATTATTCACATCCTTGGCTAAAGAACTAGATATTTCAACACAAATCCATTACATCAAAGCACCACATGATTTAAGAAAGAATAGAGTATTAAAAAGAAATAACGAAAAAGGTGAAACATATTCATTTGAAGTAACACCGGGAATGTTTGATTTTATGGAAGGTGAATTTCAAATTCCAAGAGAAAAGGAACTAAAAAAAGCTATAATCATTGATACAGGTGAAACAGAAAATAATGAAAATAAATAA
- a CDS encoding 5-carboxymethyl-2-hydroxymuconate Delta-isomerase, which produces MPHFVIDCSKNILKIKSPNEIIKKVYDTAASTNLFDKGDVKVRINPFEYYTIGDTQDDFIHIFGNIMEGRNTSQKKNLSEKIVSELKLMFPDVPVISMNIRDFERATYCNKSMI; this is translated from the coding sequence ATGCCACATTTTGTAATTGATTGTTCTAAAAACATTCTTAAAATTAAATCACCAAATGAAATTATTAAAAAGGTTTATGACACAGCAGCATCAACCAATCTTTTTGATAAAGGTGATGTTAAAGTAAGAATTAATCCTTTTGAGTATTATACTATAGGAGACACTCAAGATGATTTTATTCATATTTTTGGGAATATAATGGAAGGACGAAATACGTCTCAAAAAAAGAATTTATCAGAAAAAATCGTATCCGAATTAAAATTAATGTTTCCTGACGTCCCTGTTATTTCAATGAATATTAGAGATTTTGAAAGAGCAACATATTGCAACAAATCAATGATTTAA
- a CDS encoding alpha/beta hydrolase-fold protein, whose translation MKSFYIFFIFSFLTVIGLAQENKFLQNIGVLDSIYSENLEEYREIYVQLPENYNPNSKQKYPVVYVLDGEVFLPTVYSVHSFYSGGFMPEMVIVGISNANNRMRDLTISKVTEMYGMPFEQENGEGDNFRKFIEKELIPFVENKYPVTNYRTLIGHSYGGLFTISTLLNQPDLFANYLAIDPSLDWDNQRLIKEAEEVFKNQNYQNTSLFMSLSGQLHMQNSAITIDNVMQDSTDYTLFARSNITFSNIAKQNTNNGLSFDWKFYPKDIHGTVPFPSIMDGLVSLFEWYQMENTDKINSFETTKDELFSIIKYREHKLKEHFGYNEPPYPEELLNVSGYMNMDMQQTEKAKMYFELAIEFYPKSANVYASMADYYERNNDYKNALLFVTKAFEISGEENYKQRIKDLKRKSKG comes from the coding sequence ATGAAGTCATTCTATATTTTTTTCATCTTTTCTTTTCTAACTGTAATAGGTTTAGCACAAGAAAATAAATTTTTACAAAACATTGGTGTTTTAGATAGCATATATTCCGAAAATCTAGAAGAATACAGGGAAATATATGTGCAATTACCTGAAAATTACAATCCTAATTCAAAACAAAAATATCCTGTAGTTTATGTTTTGGATGGCGAAGTTTTTTTACCCACTGTTTATAGTGTTCATAGTTTTTACAGTGGTGGCTTTATGCCAGAAATGGTTATTGTTGGTATTTCAAATGCTAATAACAGGATGCGTGACTTGACAATTTCAAAAGTTACAGAAATGTATGGAATGCCTTTTGAGCAAGAAAACGGTGAGGGAGACAATTTCAGAAAGTTCATTGAGAAAGAACTAATACCTTTTGTAGAAAATAAATATCCGGTTACTAATTACAGAACGCTAATTGGTCATTCTTACGGAGGTTTATTTACTATTTCCACACTACTTAATCAACCCGATTTATTTGCTAATTATTTAGCCATAGACCCAAGCCTGGATTGGGACAACCAAAGACTTATAAAAGAAGCTGAAGAAGTATTTAAAAATCAGAATTATCAGAATACATCTTTATTCATGTCATTAAGTGGTCAATTGCACATGCAGAACTCAGCAATAACGATAGATAATGTAATGCAGGATAGTACAGACTATACCTTATTCGCACGTTCTAATATTACCTTTTCAAATATAGCTAAGCAAAATACTAATAACGGATTGTCTTTTGATTGGAAATTTTATCCAAAAGACATACATGGTACAGTTCCTTTTCCGTCTATTATGGACGGCTTAGTTTCACTTTTTGAGTGGTATCAAATGGAAAATACAGATAAAATAAATTCATTTGAAACTACCAAGGATGAACTTTTTAGTATCATAAAATATAGAGAGCATAAACTCAAGGAACATTTTGGTTATAATGAGCCACCTTACCCAGAAGAACTCTTGAATGTGTCAGGGTATATGAATATGGATATGCAACAGACAGAAAAGGCGAAAATGTACTTTGAACTTGCCATTGAGTTTTATCCAAAAAGTGCAAACGTTTATGCTTCTATGGCAGATTATTATGAAAGAAATAATGATTATAAAAATGCGTTACTTTTTGTTACAAAAGCTTTTGAAATAAGTGGTGAAGAAAATTATAAACAAAGAATTAAGGACCTAAAAAGAAAAAGCAAAGGTTAA
- a CDS encoding cupin domain-containing protein, with product MNINDQLSTIKDYYSPKIIGEVNDVFIKLVKIQGNKVPWHHHKNEDELFLIIKGELLFEIENQAPFAMKEGDLFIVKKGINHKVSSKKECHLMLIENKSALHTGNVINEITKPIKNQME from the coding sequence ATGAATATAAACGATCAACTTAGTACCATAAAAGACTATTATTCTCCTAAAATAATAGGTGAAGTAAATGATGTTTTTATAAAACTAGTTAAAATTCAAGGAAATAAAGTGCCTTGGCATCATCATAAAAATGAAGATGAATTATTTCTTATCATCAAAGGAGAACTTCTTTTTGAAATAGAAAACCAAGCGCCGTTTGCAATGAAAGAGGGAGATTTGTTTATTGTAAAAAAGGGAATTAATCATAAGGTGAGTTCTAAAAAAGAATGTCACCTTATGCTTATTGAAAATAAATCTGCACTTCATACAGGAAATGTAATTAATGAGATTACAAAACCAATTAAAAATCAAATGGAATGA
- a CDS encoding helix-turn-helix domain-containing protein translates to MNLDNQLIFFFSALGAFNSVVLSVYFLFFDQHKNKSNYYLGGLLAVLSIRVWKSLFFYFNPNLSKIYLQIGLSACFFIGPFLYFYIKSKTQDIEQLKKFFYIQILAYLLMVLGIGFLYPYEKNTELWGTYFYKIINYQWLLYILISAFLLRKSLQKMINRKEKLGYDEVWSLSVFFGVSIIWMAYFTAAYTSYISGALSFSFVFYLSILLLFYKRKKDFVVAVKKEKYANNQIEENEVKQLLEKITATLHEEKLYKNANLTLPIFAKKLNIRPQLLSQLLNHNLKKSFTQYINEYRIEEAKYLLETHPNLKIEIIAEKCGFNSNSTFYTAFKKITNTTPAKYVRDK, encoded by the coding sequence TTGAATTTAGATAACCAATTAATATTTTTCTTTAGCGCTCTGGGTGCTTTTAACAGTGTCGTTTTAAGTGTCTATTTTTTATTTTTTGATCAACATAAAAATAAATCTAACTATTATTTAGGAGGATTATTGGCGGTTTTAAGTATACGTGTTTGGAAATCGTTATTCTTTTATTTTAACCCTAACTTATCTAAAATTTATTTACAAATTGGGTTGTCTGCCTGTTTTTTTATTGGTCCTTTTCTATATTTTTATATCAAATCAAAAACTCAAGATATTGAGCAATTAAAGAAGTTCTTTTATATCCAAATTTTAGCATATCTATTGATGGTTTTAGGTATTGGTTTTTTATATCCGTATGAAAAAAACACAGAGCTTTGGGGAACCTATTTTTACAAGATCATTAATTATCAATGGTTATTGTATATCTTAATTTCTGCATTTTTACTGCGAAAATCTTTGCAAAAAATGATAAACAGAAAAGAAAAACTAGGGTATGATGAAGTTTGGTCTTTAAGTGTGTTTTTTGGCGTAAGTATTATTTGGATGGCATATTTTACAGCAGCTTATACCTCTTATATTTCTGGAGCTCTTTCGTTCTCTTTTGTCTTTTACTTATCGATATTACTACTGTTTTATAAGAGAAAAAAGGACTTTGTTGTTGCTGTTAAAAAGGAAAAGTACGCTAATAATCAAATAGAAGAAAATGAGGTGAAACAATTGTTAGAAAAAATTACAGCGACTTTACATGAAGAAAAATTATATAAAAACGCGAATCTAACACTCCCTATTTTCGCTAAAAAACTGAATATTCGTCCACAGTTATTATCACAATTATTAAATCATAATTTAAAGAAAAGTTTTACTCAATACATTAATGAATATAGAATTGAAGAAGCAAAATACCTTTTAGAAACACATCCAAATCTAAAAATTGAGATTATTGCTGAAAAATGTGGATTTAATTCGAATAGTACATTTTACACTGCTTTTAAAAAGATAACGAACACAACACCAGCGAAATATGTTAGAGATAAATAG
- a CDS encoding nuclear transport factor 2 family protein, producing the protein MKHLLLFIGFLILNASVFAQSEVSKIETTLLNYINGTSYNQSKLIEKAFYANANLYLEKNDKSLWTVPAKEYASWYNNKNEGQFTGRIGNILSIDNFEGVATAKAEIIIPSNGSRYIDLFLLKKIENEWKIISKTASNEKSNQNGNKILFIVSNTSFHGTSKLATGNSFSEIVNAYDTFKKAGFTVDFVSPKGGSIPLAYINTSDTLQKKLLYNEDFMYALKHTKEPKNIIAKNYKAVHYIGGGSAMYDVPKNKEIQKISMTIYEAYNGIISSVCHGTAGIVHLKTKDGKYLVEGNIVSGYPEAYEKEGAEYFKQFPFLIQKTIEERGGIFKYSPRNSEHVEVSGNLITGQNYVSSRGVALKIIEKLNRK; encoded by the coding sequence ATGAAACATTTACTTTTATTCATCGGATTTCTAATCTTAAACGCTTCAGTTTTTGCTCAATCAGAAGTTTCTAAAATAGAAACTACGCTTTTAAATTATATAAACGGAACTTCTTACAACCAATCTAAACTTATCGAAAAAGCATTTTATGCAAATGCCAATCTTTATTTAGAAAAAAATGACAAATCACTTTGGACGGTTCCTGCCAAAGAATACGCAAGTTGGTATAACAATAAAAATGAAGGACAGTTTACAGGAAGAATAGGAAACATTTTATCGATTGACAACTTTGAAGGTGTTGCTACTGCAAAAGCAGAAATCATTATTCCTAGCAATGGTTCTAGATACATTGATTTATTTCTTTTGAAAAAAATTGAAAACGAATGGAAAATTATTAGCAAAACTGCTAGTAATGAAAAAAGCAATCAAAATGGGAATAAAATATTATTTATAGTATCTAACACCTCTTTTCATGGAACATCTAAACTTGCAACAGGCAATAGTTTCTCTGAAATTGTGAATGCTTATGACACCTTCAAAAAAGCGGGATTTACTGTAGATTTCGTAAGTCCAAAAGGAGGTAGTATTCCATTAGCATATATTAATACATCAGACACACTTCAAAAGAAATTACTTTACAATGAAGATTTTATGTATGCTTTAAAACACACCAAAGAACCTAAAAACATCATTGCAAAAAATTATAAAGCGGTTCATTATATTGGAGGTGGAAGTGCCATGTATGATGTGCCTAAGAACAAAGAAATTCAAAAAATATCAATGACCATTTATGAAGCGTATAATGGTATTATTTCTTCAGTATGTCATGGAACAGCTGGTATTGTACATTTAAAAACAAAAGATGGTAAATATCTGGTAGAAGGAAATATCGTTAGTGGATATCCTGAAGCTTATGAAAAAGAAGGCGCTGAATATTTTAAGCAATTCCCTTTTTTAATTCAAAAGACCATAGAAGAAAGAGGTGGAATATTTAAATATTCTCCTAGAAACTCTGAACATGTGGAAGTAAGTGGGAATTTGATTACAGGTCAGAATTACGTATCTTCTAGAGGAGTTGCTTTAAAAATAATTGAGAAATTAAATCGTAAATAA